The proteins below come from a single Holdemania massiliensis genomic window:
- a CDS encoding alpha/beta hydrolase family protein: MDKIQRDEFYNYRFLSNLTVSPEKTAAALTVWQADPKNNGYTSNIWIRKEQGFVQLTAMDKESSFIFEDENTILFAASRDSQDAKKAEAGEPYTAYYRIPLNGGEAVKAFSVPLKASGIWKLDADLYLVKARTDAAIGDFAAMSDEQREQVMKTKKENVDYEVFDEIPFWANGGGFTNKLRNTLYVVDVQANTCTPITAPLFMTGDVDVKAGQVLYTGEEYTSRPQRKASVYLYDVKTKTTKCVYDKKEYSIHEARFFKDQIVLAAATTTRHGNNENPYLYKLNPATGEVTLWAEYEYSMGSSVGSDCRYGGGNGFAADDQALYFLTTREDSSHCYKMGECGCIKPVIELTGSIDHFALADGKILFAGMIGQKLQEIYEYDLETQTTTQISDFNEAALKDKYVAVPQRVSVVSEGTTINGWVLLPKDYDPAQKYPAILDIHGGPKTVYGEVFYHEMQVWANEGYFVFFCNPIGSDGRDNEFADLRGKYGTCDYQNIMDFTDEVLKRYPAIDEQRVGVTGGSYGGFMTNWIIGHTSRFAAAASQRSIANWISFYGVSDIGMTFGPDQQAGNIYDDNEKLWEHSPLKYARACTTPTLFIHSDEDYRCPMAEGLQMYTALVDLGIESKLVYFKGENHELSRSGKPLHRMRRLNEITDWMQSHLK; the protein is encoded by the coding sequence ATGGACAAGATTCAACGAGATGAATTTTACAACTACCGCTTTTTATCCAATCTGACCGTATCGCCGGAAAAAACGGCGGCGGCTCTGACAGTCTGGCAGGCTGATCCGAAAAACAACGGTTACACCAGCAACATCTGGATCCGTAAGGAGCAGGGTTTTGTGCAGCTGACGGCGATGGATAAGGAAAGCAGCTTTATCTTTGAAGATGAAAACACAATCCTGTTTGCGGCCAGCCGTGACAGTCAGGATGCAAAGAAAGCGGAGGCCGGAGAACCTTACACAGCCTATTATCGCATTCCATTAAACGGCGGGGAAGCGGTCAAAGCCTTTTCCGTTCCGTTAAAAGCGAGCGGAATCTGGAAGCTGGATGCGGATCTTTATCTGGTTAAAGCGCGTACGGATGCAGCCATCGGTGATTTTGCGGCGATGAGCGACGAACAGCGTGAACAGGTTATGAAGACTAAGAAAGAGAATGTTGATTATGAAGTCTTTGATGAGATTCCGTTTTGGGCCAATGGCGGCGGCTTTACCAATAAATTAAGAAATACGCTGTATGTTGTCGACGTTCAGGCCAATACCTGCACGCCGATCACCGCGCCGTTGTTTATGACCGGCGATGTCGATGTGAAGGCGGGTCAGGTTCTGTATACCGGTGAGGAATATACGAGCCGGCCGCAGCGCAAGGCCTCCGTCTATCTGTATGACGTGAAGACCAAAACAACAAAATGCGTTTACGATAAGAAAGAATATTCAATCCATGAAGCGCGTTTCTTCAAGGATCAGATTGTTCTGGCAGCGGCGACGACAACACGCCATGGCAACAACGAAAACCCGTATTTGTATAAGCTCAATCCGGCGACCGGCGAAGTCACGCTGTGGGCAGAATATGAGTACAGCATGGGATCCTCTGTCGGTTCTGACTGCCGTTATGGCGGCGGCAACGGCTTTGCGGCAGATGATCAGGCTCTGTATTTTTTAACAACACGCGAAGACAGCTCGCATTGCTACAAGATGGGGGAATGCGGCTGCATTAAGCCAGTGATTGAGCTGACGGGTTCGATCGATCATTTTGCTTTGGCAGACGGCAAGATTCTGTTTGCGGGCATGATCGGTCAGAAGCTGCAGGAGATTTATGAATATGATCTTGAAACTCAGACAACAACGCAGATTTCAGATTTCAATGAAGCGGCGTTAAAAGATAAGTATGTGGCTGTGCCGCAGCGCGTCAGCGTGGTTTCCGAGGGCACGACGATCAACGGCTGGGTGCTGCTGCCGAAGGATTATGATCCAGCTCAGAAATATCCGGCAATTCTGGACATTCACGGCGGCCCGAAAACGGTTTACGGCGAAGTGTTCTATCATGAAATGCAGGTCTGGGCCAATGAAGGCTATTTCGTCTTCTTCTGCAATCCGATCGGTTCGGATGGCCGGGATAATGAATTCGCAGATCTACGCGGCAAATACGGAACCTGCGATTATCAGAACATCATGGACTTCACCGATGAGGTACTCAAGCGCTATCCGGCGATCGATGAGCAGCGTGTCGGAGTTACCGGCGGCAGCTATGGTGGATTTATGACGAACTGGATCATCGGCCATACTTCCCGCTTTGCAGCGGCTGCTTCCCAGCGCAGCATCGCCAACTGGATTTCCTTCTACGGCGTTTCCGATATCGGCATGACCTTTGGTCCGGATCAGCAGGCTGGCAACATCTATGATGATAATGAGAAGCTGTGGGAGCATTCACCGCTCAAATACGCCCGTGCCTGCACGACGCCGACCTTGTTTATTCATTCGGATGAAGATTATCGCTGTCCGATGGCGGAAGGTCTGCAGATGTATACAGCCTTGGTGGATCTGGGCATTGAATCCAAACTAGTCTATTTCAAGGGTGAGAATCATGAACTGAGCCGTTCCGGCAAACCGCTGCATCGGATGAGAAGACTCAATGAAATCACCGACTGGATGCAGTCCCATTTAAAATAA
- a CDS encoding ADP-ribosylglycohydrolase family protein, translated as MDNQTKDRLRSAIVGLAIGDALGVPAEFQPRHTFHISSVTGYGTHHQPPGTWSDDTSMTLATCDAIRMCEGRVDPERIQEAFENWLFHGKYAIGGIVFDCGFTTGQALSRGQGFDDFKSNGNGSLMRILPLAFTNADAAMIEKVSAITHGHAISVRACQIYIQCARRLLAGESLEAVILSLSENEPFERLGHLFQMKEADIRSSGYVVDTLEAVLWSLAQSHSFAETVLTAVNLGEDTDTIGAIAGGLAGILYGMEGIPAQWLDLLRGKELIESCLF; from the coding sequence ATGGACAATCAGACAAAAGATCGGCTGCGCTCTGCGATTGTTGGTTTGGCGATCGGGGATGCCTTAGGCGTACCGGCAGAATTTCAGCCGCGGCATACTTTCCATATCAGTTCCGTGACCGGCTATGGAACGCATCATCAGCCGCCAGGTACGTGGTCAGATGATACAAGCATGACGTTGGCGACCTGTGATGCAATTCGGATGTGCGAAGGCCGTGTCGATCCGGAAAGAATTCAAGAAGCCTTTGAAAATTGGCTCTTTCATGGAAAATATGCAATTGGCGGAATTGTGTTTGACTGCGGCTTTACAACTGGGCAAGCGTTGTCCCGCGGCCAGGGCTTCGATGATTTTAAGTCCAACGGCAATGGCTCACTGATGCGGATCCTGCCGCTGGCTTTTACGAATGCGGATGCGGCGATGATCGAAAAAGTCTCTGCGATAACGCATGGTCATGCGATATCCGTGCGTGCCTGTCAGATTTACATTCAATGTGCCCGCCGCCTGCTTGCCGGTGAAAGTCTGGAAGCAGTGATTTTGTCCTTATCCGAGAACGAACCGTTCGAGCGCTTAGGACACTTGTTTCAAATGAAAGAGGCAGACATTCGATCCAGCGGATATGTTGTAGATACGCTGGAGGCGGTTTTATGGTCTTTGGCCCAGAGCCATAGCTTTGCCGAAACAGTGCTGACGGCAGTGAATCTGGGGGAGGATACCGATACTATCGGAGCCATTGCGGGAGGATTGGCTGGCATTCTTTATGGAATGGAAGGCATTCCGGCACAATGGCTGGATCTGCTGCGGGGCAAAGAGCTGATTGAATCCTGTTTGTTTTAA
- the ltaE gene encoding low-specificity L-threonine aldolase: MKILDLRSDTVTQPTPQMREAIANAVVGDDVYGDDPTINELEHQAAQRLGKEAALFVSSGTMGNLLGVQSQTQRGDEVILGARSHIITHEVGHLAQICQCMGRTIDNADDRIYPEDIRKALRPDDIHEPPTTLVCLENALSNGTVVPLALMQQDYAEAKAAGLNVHLDGARLFNAAVALGVDVKALADCADSVTFCLSKGLCAPVGSMLCGSRDMIARARRNRKRIGGGLRQAGFLAAAGLIAMNEMSLRLDEDHANAKALAQQLDALEGVEVAQDQLDINMIFFRLTNLADSSRFVKALKEQGILINDADHGVYRLVTHWGIEAADLPRIAATIERCRKEM; the protein is encoded by the coding sequence ATGAAAATACTCGATTTGCGCAGCGATACGGTGACCCAGCCGACACCGCAGATGCGCGAAGCGATCGCCAATGCGGTCGTCGGCGACGATGTGTATGGCGATGATCCGACGATCAACGAGTTGGAACATCAGGCAGCACAGCGGTTGGGCAAAGAAGCGGCACTGTTTGTTTCCAGCGGGACGATGGGCAATCTGCTCGGCGTTCAATCTCAGACCCAGCGTGGGGATGAAGTGATCCTAGGGGCGCGCAGCCATATTATTACGCATGAAGTCGGTCATCTCGCTCAGATCTGTCAATGCATGGGACGGACGATTGACAATGCCGATGATCGGATTTATCCAGAAGACATTCGCAAGGCGCTACGCCCGGATGACATTCACGAACCGCCGACCACGTTGGTATGTCTGGAAAATGCGTTGTCCAACGGCACAGTTGTGCCGCTTGCGCTTATGCAGCAGGATTATGCTGAGGCAAAAGCGGCCGGATTGAACGTCCATCTTGATGGCGCACGGCTGTTTAATGCCGCGGTGGCCTTAGGCGTTGACGTGAAAGCACTGGCGGACTGTGCAGATTCAGTCACATTCTGTCTGTCGAAAGGCTTATGCGCGCCGGTCGGTTCAATGCTGTGCGGAAGTCGGGATATGATCGCCCGTGCACGGCGCAACCGCAAACGGATCGGCGGCGGCTTGCGGCAGGCCGGTTTTCTGGCGGCGGCGGGATTGATTGCCATGAATGAGATGAGCCTGCGTTTGGATGAGGATCACGCCAATGCCAAAGCCTTAGCGCAGCAGCTTGACGCACTGGAAGGCGTGGAGGTTGCTCAGGATCAGCTGGATATCAACATGATCTTTTTCAGGCTAACGAATTTGGCGGATTCATCGCGGTTTGTCAAAGCGCTGAAAGAGCAGGGAATTTTGATTAACGATGCGGATCACGGTGTTTATCGGCTGGTGACGCATTGGGGCATTGAAGCCGCGGATTTGCCGCGGATTGCGGCAACGATTGAACGTTGCAGAAAGGAAATGTAA
- a CDS encoding aminopeptidase P N-terminal domain-containing protein, giving the protein MDYKTRRTRVMEAMPQGSLALFFSGKAPVRSLDEAYPFSVNRNFYYLTGLDREAMTLALIKNGDHVQSVLFIEPFDPLQARWVGGRMKPEEAQQQADVDAVYPKDEMLDFIHRQMKLNRGNRRMSVGLDLAKESWEEPDDAAHQFAGHIRKHYPSVDLVNLHAALAQLRMIKDEDELNLMRQAQEATITAVKVMMRHCAPGINETELEGVFDFALMKQGVREHAFPTICASGANATILHYSCNNELIEDGDLVLCDLGGAIGHYCADITRTYPANGRFTQRQKQIYDIVLEGQRRVIAAIRPGRTLRQLNQVLVDFYSEQLAAIGLLEQGMTVRDYYFHSVSHHLGLDTHDVNIANLPLAAGMVITVEPGLYLEAEGIGIRIEDDILVSETGAVNLSEKLPHTTEEIETFMNKGE; this is encoded by the coding sequence ATGGATTATAAAACACGCAGAACCCGGGTCATGGAAGCGATGCCGCAGGGTTCGCTGGCTTTGTTTTTTTCCGGAAAAGCTCCGGTGCGCTCTTTGGATGAAGCGTATCCGTTTTCAGTGAACCGGAATTTCTACTATCTGACGGGTCTGGATCGTGAAGCGATGACCTTGGCGCTGATTAAAAACGGGGATCACGTGCAGTCCGTGCTGTTTATCGAACCGTTTGATCCGCTGCAGGCCCGCTGGGTCGGCGGCCGGATGAAGCCGGAGGAAGCTCAGCAGCAGGCGGATGTCGATGCGGTTTATCCTAAAGATGAGATGCTGGATTTCATTCATCGTCAGATGAAGCTGAACCGCGGCAATCGGCGGATGAGCGTCGGTCTGGATCTGGCCAAGGAAAGCTGGGAAGAGCCGGATGATGCCGCTCATCAGTTTGCCGGTCATATCCGGAAGCATTATCCAAGCGTGGATCTGGTCAATCTGCATGCGGCTTTAGCGCAGTTAAGAATGATCAAGGATGAGGATGAACTGAATTTGATGCGTCAGGCACAGGAAGCGACAATCACTGCAGTGAAGGTGATGATGCGGCATTGCGCCCCGGGCATCAATGAAACAGAACTGGAAGGTGTTTTCGATTTTGCATTAATGAAGCAGGGCGTGCGCGAACATGCGTTTCCGACGATTTGTGCTTCCGGCGCGAATGCAACGATCCTGCATTACAGCTGCAACAACGAGCTGATCGAAGACGGAGATCTGGTTCTGTGCGATCTGGGCGGGGCAATTGGTCATTATTGTGCTGATATCACGCGAACCTATCCTGCAAACGGCCGCTTCACGCAGCGTCAGAAACAGATTTACGATATTGTGCTGGAAGGTCAGCGGCGGGTGATCGCTGCGATTCGGCCAGGCCGCACGCTGCGGCAGCTCAATCAGGTGCTGGTCGATTTTTACAGTGAACAGCTGGCAGCGATCGGCTTATTGGAGCAGGGCATGACTGTGCGCGATTATTACTTCCACAGCGTATCGCATCATCTGGGACTCGATACTCACGATGTCAATATTGCGAATCTGCCGTTAGCGGCCGGCATGGTGATTACGGTTGAGCCGGGGCTGTATCTGGAAGCAGAAGGTATCGGCATCCGCATTGAGGACGACATTCTGGTAAGCGAAACCGGGGCTGTGAATCTCAGCGAAAAGCTGCCGCACACAACCGAAGAAATTGAAACGTTCATGAATAAGGGGGAATAA